The Tolypothrix sp. NIES-4075 region TTTAGCACAAGCCTCTTGTTTACTAATATTTTCATGCAGTTCAATTGACATCTGCACATTCTGCCGGGCTGTCATAAATGGTAATAAATTATGAGCTTGAAAAATATAGCCAATCTCACGACGTACCTGTACTAGTTTCTCTTCATCGGCTCCATTCAGTTCTCTATCTAAACATCTAAGACTTCCATCTTGAACTGAGCGTAACCCACCAATCAACGAAAGTAAAGTGGTTTTACCCGAACCAGATGGTCCTGTCATAATTACAATTTCACCAGAATTTATTTTCAAGTTAATGTCAAATAAAACCTGCTTTTTCAGTGATTCTTTGCCAAAGTGATGATTTAAATTACAAACAACTATAATAGGCTTCATAATAAGTACATGTAACCTAGAAAATATCAGCTGGATCTGCTGCTTTCAGCTTTCCTACTGCAATGACACCAGAAATAGAACACATAATAATTGTTGCTGCCAATACAAACACTGCTCTGTTAAGCGTCATAGCAATAGGTAGAAGCGTAGCTTGTTTAGTAAATTCATACTGGATGCAAGAGATAATAAACCCAGGTGTATAACCTAAAATAGCAATCAACAAAGCTTGTTGTAAAACTACAGATAAAAGATATTTATGCCGATACCCCATTGCTTTAAGCATGGCGTACTCAGACAGATGTTCGGAAACATTGGTATAAAGAATTTGATAAACAACTACAATTCCGACAACAAGACCCAGAAAAACACCTAGATTGAAAATAAAACCAATTGCCGTACTGCTCTGCCAGTAATTCTTTTCAAAGTCCATTAGTCCTTGCTTTGAGAGAACTTTAACATCTTTTGGTAAATATTCTTTCAGTTTCTTGAGAAAATTATCAACATTATTTCCTGGTTTTAATTTAATTAAACCGATATCAACAAATCTTTGTTGGCGATTACTGAAGATTCGTAAAAAGTTGAGATGACTAGTTAGTAAATTTCCATCCGCACCAAAAGATGTTCCTAACTCAAATAACCCCATCACCTTGATTCTTCGATTTGAAGTCTTGTTACTAACTTCTACAGTTAAATTCCCTTGCTTTTTAAATTCTGAAACAATTGAACCAAATTCAGATCTGGAATTTTGGTCAAATAAGACTACATCAGGACGTTTGAGTTTATCTAAATTTTCAGCAACTCCGGGAAAATCAAAGACTTGATGCCTCAAATCGAATCCGATTACAAATATATTGCGCCAATAATTTCTGGTTTGAGGATTTTTCCATTGAGCAAAATCTAAGTAAATTGGGTTAACAAAATCTACTTCTGGAAAGGCTAAAGCTTGTAACAAGCGACGCTCAGGAAAGCTTTGCATCGCAATTAAAGCTGTTGAGCGAGAACTAATTAAAAAGCAATCTCCTTTCAACCCTTGATGCAAGCGAACAGCACTATCAAATAAAGCATCTCTGAGACCTAGCTGCATAAAAATAATAACTACAGCAAAAATTACTCCTGATAAAGCTACAATTAAGCGAACTTTTTGGTATCTAAGTTGTAACCAAGCTGTAGGGAGTTTTTCAAACATAAAAGTTTTTAATTGATTACGAACTATTTCTTAATGTTTTTGGGTAGTCATATAGCGGTTCCCATTCAAATACGGTACAACATCATATCGCGTCTGTGTAGTAGGGGCAAAGGCTAGCCGTGCCCCTACGGGTGTACCTCACGTAAACGAGAACCGCTATATGTATTGATGACCACATCCACCTGTAAATTAGTTAAACCGGCTACTTGCTGAGTGTCTTTTGCATCTAGACGAATTTTAACCTCCACTACCCTGACATCAGCATCTGCGGTGGGGTCAGTACCTAAGACATCTTTTTTTCCAATCTGCAAACCAATCTCATCTACTGTTCCTTGCAATTCTCTAATTACTCCATCGGTTTTGATGGTCGCTCGTTGACCAATCCTGACACGACTGATATCTGTTTCATAAACTTCTGCTCTTACATACATCTGATCTGTCTGACCTAGATCGGCAATTCCTTGATTGCTAACAAGTTCACCTGGTCGGGTATGAATTTTCAGAATTTGACCATAAGACGGCGATCGCACATAAGCCAAAGCTAACTCTGCCTCAGCTCGTTGGACGGCAGCTTGGGCATTTCCGAGGTCTGTTTGAGCAACTTGTACATCTACAGGACGGACTTCTGCAACTGCTTTCAGCGTCGCTCCCTCGGATTGGATCTGTTTTTCTTGGGTAGCAATTGTCCGGTTGAGGTTTGCTTTTGCCTCTTGGATCTGTTTGCCTCTACTGCTAACAATTCGTTTAAGATTAGCTTGAGCTTCTTGAAGCAGTTCTCGATTGGTTTCTTGTTTGAGGCAGCTGCTATCACGAGTTTGAGTAGAAACGGCTCCGTTTTGATACAACGACTGATAGCGCTGGCAGTCAGCTTGGGCATTGCGTAATTCAGCATAGCTCCGAGCAACTGTCGCTTTTTGGGCACTCTTTTCTCCTTGTAACTGAGCCTCTAAATTAGCAATAGTTGCTCGTTGAGTATTAATTTGCCCTTCTAACTCAGCTTTGGTGCCTTGGAATTTGGCATCCTGAGCCAAAATCGAAGCCGCTTTAGCTCCGGCTTTGACTTGCTCTAAACGCGCAAGGGATGCTCTAACTTGCTGTTGAGCTTGTTGGAGGGCAGCGACTAGGCGATCGCGACTGTCCAGAATCGCAACGACTTGCCCTTTTTTAACTCTGTCTCCTCGTTTCACTAGCAGTTGGTCAACTCTTGCACCTTCTAAGAAAGCAGGGGCAGATAGATGAATTACTTCTCCTTTCGGTTCCAAGTACCCTAAAGCCGCAACAGCGTCAACAGGAGTTTGGCTAACAGAGGATGTTGTTGCGGTGCGAGTAGCGGCTCGGAAATTTAACATACCATAAGTTGTAATTGCACCTGTTGCTAAAGCCGCAGCAACTAATAAAACAATCGCCCCCTGTCGTTTTGGTTTGAATAATAGCTGATATTTCATGTATGCTCCTTCCGTGGATATTACGATTTATTTATACGGGGTAAATCCTCAAACAAATCATTAATGTGTATTTTTTAATACCGTATTCTCCTTAAGTTTCAAACTCGACGCTATGCCTTTGGTTTATCCCTTGAGAAATACCCAATCGCTCAACACTAGTTACATACTGCATACATCTAGACTCCTCAAAGTTACGATATTCTTGCCAAAACTCGCCCTCTAAATTAAACGGAAGAGTCATCATCCACTCGATAAATTTGAATAAGCTAATGATATCTTCCCGCTTGAATTTTAGGTCGTATAATCTTTTTAGCAAAGTAAGCTTTTGCCGCTTGCGTTCCGGTAAGACGCTGCTAGTCTCCAAAGCTGCCAGGTGTGCCATCACAATGAGCGTAAACGGGTTGCTACTAGCTCCAAGTAAGCTTTTTTACTTAATTCATAAGTATTTAGTTGTGCTTTTATTATCAAACAAAGTTTTATGAAGAAAGTAATTTTTAAAACACGAAATCATTTAATAATTAAGTACTCGATCAAACTTAAAGTCCGGTGGCGCAACGCATGTTGTATGCGATCGCCAATTGCGATAAATATGAACTTAATAACTCGCAACTTACCGGCAACTTAAGTTAATATAATTTGTGTAGTATTAAAAAAATTTATTTAATCTGTGGAAGCTCTTACTCTAATTTAAATGAAGTAACCAACAGAAGCTAATGTATAGCACAAAGCTGCAAGATTATGATGTCGTCATCATGGGCGCGGGATTTGCAGGCAACTGCCAAGCCCGACACCTCATGCTCAACATCCCAAATATCAAGGTCGCTCTGATCGACCCCCGTTCCGAAGAGCGGAGGGAGAAAGACATGAAACTTGGCGAATCAATGGTCGAAGTTGC contains the following coding sequences:
- the devC gene encoding ABC transporter permease DevC, encoding MFEKLPTAWLQLRYQKVRLIVALSGVIFAVVIIFMQLGLRDALFDSAVRLHQGLKGDCFLISSRSTALIAMQSFPERRLLQALAFPEVDFVNPIYLDFAQWKNPQTRNYWRNIFVIGFDLRHQVFDFPGVAENLDKLKRPDVVLFDQNSRSEFGSIVSEFKKQGNLTVEVSNKTSNRRIKVMGLFELGTSFGADGNLLTSHLNFLRIFSNRQQRFVDIGLIKLKPGNNVDNFLKKLKEYLPKDVKVLSKQGLMDFEKNYWQSSTAIGFIFNLGVFLGLVVGIVVVYQILYTNVSEHLSEYAMLKAMGYRHKYLLSVVLQQALLIAILGYTPGFIISCIQYEFTKQATLLPIAMTLNRAVFVLAATIIMCSISGVIAVGKLKAADPADIF
- a CDS encoding HlyD family efflux transporter periplasmic adaptor subunit — translated: MKYQLLFKPKRQGAIVLLVAAALATGAITTYGMLNFRAATRTATTSSVSQTPVDAVAALGYLEPKGEVIHLSAPAFLEGARVDQLLVKRGDRVKKGQVVAILDSRDRLVAALQQAQQQVRASLARLEQVKAGAKAASILAQDAKFQGTKAELEGQINTQRATIANLEAQLQGEKSAQKATVARSYAELRNAQADCQRYQSLYQNGAVSTQTRDSSCLKQETNRELLQEAQANLKRIVSSRGKQIQEAKANLNRTIATQEKQIQSEGATLKAVAEVRPVDVQVAQTDLGNAQAAVQRAEAELALAYVRSPSYGQILKIHTRPGELVSNQGIADLGQTDQMYVRAEVYETDISRVRIGQRATIKTDGVIRELQGTVDEIGLQIGKKDVLGTDPTADADVRVVEVKIRLDAKDTQQVAGLTNLQVDVVINTYSGSRLREVHP
- a CDS encoding DevA family ABC transporter ATP-binding protein produces the protein MKPIIVVCNLNHHFGKESLKKQVLFDINLKINSGEIVIMTGPSGSGKTTLLSLIGGLRSVQDGSLRCLDRELNGADEEKLVQVRREIGYIFQAHNLLPFMTARQNVQMSIELHENISKQEACAKSEAILKIVGLGERVNYYPKNLSGGQKQRVAIARALVSRPKLVLADEPTAALDSKTGRNIVDLMQRLAKEQKCTILLVTHDNRILDIADRIIHLEDGRL